cagttttcatttgaatttggaCGAATCACAGATGAAACTCAAAGACTCTGCAGCTGGTCTGTGATCAGACGCAGCAGAGCTGGTACGAACACTCGTGATGCGTTCAGGTTCCTTCTGTCAGATCCAGTTCACGTATCTTTTCAGTGTAAAGGCCTTTTCTAGAAGCAGCAGCATGTTTCTCTTACTTCAGTCACTGGGAGACAACGAGGCGACAGGACGGACGACAAAggtctccagcagctgctgcagcacgaCACGTTCAGGGACCTGGAAATCTGAACGCCTGGGGCACCATGAGACCTGCTGGTGGAAACTAATGAGTGAAATCTGTAATATTCACCTGATTAATCTGATCCTTTAATTTGTTCACAGGGATTATTGATCTGCAGCTGGTTCCTTGTGCTGTGTTCAGGTCACATGGAAGTTTCATAAAGAAGGACGGACACGGACTCTGAGAAGATAATTAAACCCAGACGTGATGATCCTGTGCTACATTATCATCCAGTGTTGCTTTGTTACCAATGTAATAAAAGGTTCTACATTTAGACgagtgcagctgtgtgtgtctcttcctgtGGTCCATGCTGATATGGATATGGACAGCAGTTGAACAGCAGTGTTATGAGATGCTGTGGTGTTGTATCCTTatttgatgttgtgttgtttgatgtTGTGTTAAGTTGagttgctgcagcagctgctggacttTGTGCGACAGAAGCTGTAACACAAACTGACTCTTTGGcaaaacaagacacacaaacttcagattcagtgtgaaaacattctGCTGGTGAATAAtgaacctacacacacacacacacccacacacacacacacacacagcgacacagaGTAAGGCAGttatagacagacacacactgtctacATGTTCATGAAGCTTTTACACTTTGGTCTTTGAAAACAAGCGACTCAGTCGATCTTTACAAACGACGCTCGACACGTCGACGGAGATAAGGCTTCGGAACACTTCTGTCCCCTCAGGGAGTCCaactgcaggtggcgctgtgcaCACACATCTTCACTCAGACCATTACAGGACAGTTACACTTTATTACAACATGAGTCTTTGTCACTCAGCATGTGAACTGGTCAAGGATTAAAAAGACTGATTATCTGTAGATGATCAATACTTCACTGGTTTTTCTAAAAAGCGGCATCAACACTTTAAGATGATTCactataaatgtaatatttataatatttaaagttaaattgatCTCATCATGAACATCAGCAGAGATGTTCACGTACAAATCTATATATTACTTCCCGTCATTAAACGTCTTGTCGTCTCCTACGAACAGGAAGTGGGACATGTGACTccactgacaaaaacacaacatcacattaAACTGAACGAACAGATGAGGAACTGACGCAGGACGGATGAGACAGAAACGAGTCATGTGACCCACTGAGACTCTTTCTGCGTTTTTTAAATACGTCAGACGAGACACAAGAAGCTCTGAACACAAATGTCTCGCCCCCACCTTCACCTACTCTGATGGATTTAAGCGATGAATGGGACAGTGTAGGTCCAGAATTTATAGTCACGGGGAGGAAGTTATAAATTCCAGACCGCTTTCTGATTGGACGCAGAATGAGTGAACGATCGTGAGTGAATGATGAGTCATCAGTGttttacaggaagagaaaagacagaaatctagATGTAAAAATACCAGAATGTTGGTTTTACAGTTAACACAGAGTCACAGGATTCTACCTGGAACACGTATTAAtcaggtcatgtgacctgtcaCGTGTGTGGGTGGTGACGTTAACGAGCTCAGGTGATTAAACATCTCTGAACCAAGTGGGCGGAGcggaggctgtgattggacggaTGATTATCATATCAGAATAAGGGCACAGTCAAATAAACGCAAATGTATCAATGGCGAACCTTCCCCTCCCGTTCACTTctgtgtgagtggggggggcAAATAAACCTTTATGTCCTGTGACAAAGTCAATCCGCAGCTTGACTTCAGGTGGAGTTTAACTTTGGTGAAGTTTGAGCTGCTACATTCATGTGTGAGTGACCTTGTGTGAGAACTGACAGAGCGAGCTGGTTTCTTATTGGACGACCTGACATTCGTGTGCGTTACAGCTGGGTGGGGCCTCGGCTGTGTGGCTCGCTGCTGCCTGCGGGGGGCGCTGACACCAGGCTTCTCAGGTAGACACAGGGGTTCCTCCTCCCCCCTGAGCCAGGGGTGGAgcctggaggaggtggtggtgggggcagGGACCCGGGGGGCCTCAGAGATGACATGAGCGGCTGCAACTCCTGCGCTGCCgcagactcctcctcctcctcctcttcctcctccttctttttcttcttctccgaGAAGATGAAGGAGCCCTGTGACACCTGTGCTCCGATGGAGGAGGTGCTGCTCCCTAAACTGCTGGGTGGGGTGTAGGAGGCCGGGCGGGGCCCTCCCAGTCTGGAGAGGGCGCTCACGCGGGGGTGGATGGGCTCGACAGGGGCTGGTGGCGAGGAGATGCTCTCCAGGGAGGAGATGCTCTGGTTCCAGGCCTGCTGGAGGTCGACGGGGATGATCTTTGTGgcctccacagacacacaggggggggtggagccCACACCACCCTTCCACGGTAACTGGCTGCCTCCGCTGATGGGTGAGGGGGGGGCGGTGGTGGGACTCTGAGCCCCGTCCAGAGCTGCTGGGACTGAGGGAGGAGACACAACGAGAGGAGGGTTAGAGTCTAAACGGCTCCTGTCTCTGGCAGTAAAGGTTCTTCAGGGGGGGTCAGATCCAACCACTGATCATCAGTGTGATCAGTCACAGAGAAACTGGAACAGCTGCTGTCCTCATCACGTTAACACAAACCTTTTAACTTTATTGAAAATCAGGTTTGAGAACAGGTGATAAAACCACGATGAGCTGCAGCACAGCTGGAGGCCGACTCCTCTGCCGCCAGCAGGTGACAGGTCATGTGACTGATCTCACCTGATGTCGGTCGGTCGACCTGACGAGCGACAAACATGATGCCAACGTCTTCATCCTTCTCCGGGTCTGAGTGTTCTGCTTTGTCTTCCTCCGACTCCACAGGAACGACCACTggatctgaacacacacacaactcgtCAGTGCACAGACACGCCCTGATGGCGGTCAGGTGTGTTGAAGCTGAAGGGCCCCGCAGAGGCCCCTGAGCGCTCTGACCTCCCATCACTGGGCCTTACCTTTGTCCTGCCAGCTGACGTTGCGTCTGGGTTTGTCGCCCCCGTCGTCTTTGGTGTCAGATCCTCGCCGCTGTCGAAAGAACAATAAACCCGTCAGCtcacctgcagctgtgtgtgtgtgtgtgtgtctgtgtgtgtgtgtgtgtgtgtgtgtgtctgtgtgtgtgtgtgtgtgtgtgtgtgtgtgtgtgtgtgtgtctgtgtgtgaggtAGACCTTCTTGAGGCTGCGCTCCTTCTTGTGTCGTTTGTGTCTGGTGGACTTGAACGTCTCCATGCGACTCTTCATGTTTCTCTGGAAAACTTCCCGATCCTGACGCTCCTTCTCCCCCAGAGGCATGAAGTGTCGACTGTAGTGAGACTGATACtggacaaacacaacacagacacacaacaaagtgAGTACACTACATATAACACAGTACTTAtagaaactctgtgtgtgtgtgtgtgtgtgtgtgtgtgtgtgtgtgtgtgtgtgtgtgtgtgtgtgtgtgtgtgtgtgtgtcttacccGTCTCCTGGGTTTGTACAGGTTTCCTGCGAGGACATGATGTGTCTCTGAGTCCTCCTCCACTTTGGCTCCGGGGACGTTATCAATCACCTGGAGGTCCAGACACACACCGCTGCCGTTCTCACGCCTGGAACACGCAGACAACAAGTAAACAACACGTAAACAACAcgtaaacaacacaacacagagccTGGAACAGACCACATTGTCCTTCTAAGGTTAAACTAAATCACAATTCACATtcaactacatttcccatgatgcccTCACTGCCcggggctgatgggaaatgttTCTCATCATGTGAACATGTGAGTCTGTTTCCATCAGTACAACACGTGAAGTGATGAATCTGatcgcacacacgcacacgcacacacgcacacacacacacacacacacacacacacacacacacacacacacacacacacacacacacagtcatgggACTCACAGGTAGTTGGTGACGTTGGTGACTTCAGGAAACGAGGCTCTGGAGGCCATGGAGGGAAGAGACAGTCTGGCCGAGGTCAGGACGTTCccaccctacacacacacacacacacacagagacacacagacacacacacacccatacacacacgcacacacacacacacacacacaggtcaaaggttaaaAGCTGTCCTCACATCAGCGTtccctgtttctcctcttgAAGGCCACATCTCCCATAATCCCTCAGTTCTCTACACAAACGTTGTAAAGATGGATTGAGGGTCTGACGTCGCCGGTCACACTTTCACTCCATGTGAAGCCTCGCTGCAGATTTGCTTCACCGCAGGAAGCGAGTGTTTCATTAACCTGCTCGTTTGCACAGAATGAAACGAGCAGAAGGTGAAAGTTCACCACTGATACATTCGCACACGTGGGACTGAAGTGGCGACTCGCTCTCACCTGGTCGATGACGCTGATGGCGTCTCGGATGTTGATCTTCTGATACGCCTCCCACAGCTCGCTCTTCCTGTACACCGACTTCCTCAACAGCAGCTTActcaggtagttcttatcaaactgCTCCCACCTGAggacgacacacacacgtgaccactcacgtaTGACACACGACCACagacatgatgtcatcaggatgtCTTCAGGACTGACTTGTCTCGCCAGTGGTGGTATCCCTGCAGGCCTGCGATGTCCTCCACCGCCGTCAGGATGTGATCAAAGGCCTGAGGACACAGGATGACATCATCAAGATATCAGATCAATAACAGGAAGTGACCGTGACCACGGAGCTGAATCTATCAAACATCTgaatgatggagggagagagagagagacgacagGAGCACAGGTGGTTTTCTCTTTGActgaagaggaagacaaaggagaggaggaggaggaggaggaggaggaggaggaggaggaagaagaagtgtcGGTGTCCTCTCACCCTCTCGTGGATCTCCTCGTTGATGGTCGGTTTTCTGCTGGTGGAACGAGGAACTTTGAGCCAATTCACCAGAGGTTTGATGGTCAGGCCCTGACAACAGGAAATGAACGTGTGACACAGACGATGACCTCAACACCACAAACCAATCAGAAACCAGGACACGTTCACACAACCTTCAGACGTCatacaacacacatacacacacacacacacacacaaacacacacactgcagtgaactCAGCTCTCACCTGGAACATGACCGTGAAAAACACCACCACGATCGTCGTGGCGACAAAGTAATCTTTGGCTTTGACGCGCTCGCCgtccagcagcaccaccagagCGAACGCCACCGCTCCCCGCAGGCCGCCGTACGACATCACCACCTGGTCGATCTTGTCCAATGGGACGAGGCGGAAGCGGTTGAGAACCCAGGTCTGACCGATCACACCTGGAGAACAGAGGTTATCATAGGTCGGTTACAGATGGACAGAGGGCGGAGGTCACAGTGTCGGGGGAGGCGAGGGAGGGACTGACCCATGGCTCTGAAGACGAAGATGAAGACGAGGGTGCAGGACACCAGGCCTGTGTCCCAGGCCCACTTGGTCTTGTCCACGGCTGAGATCCccaagaagatgaagatgatggtttCAGCGATGCTGGCCAGAGTCTTCATCGTGTACTTGACCGTGGTCCGAGACTTCTGGGAAATGTTGGCCTCCACGTATTTATTGGCTCCAATGCCACAGAAGGTCATTCTGATTGGATGACAAAAGGGACACTGTCTCTACGTGTGtctcttggtgtgtgtgtgagtgtaaatgagAGGAGATGGGACAGGGACCAAATTAAATATCAATCTACACTAAGTAGTCTCGTTGTAAAAGACTGAATTGgactgaacagcagctgttagcaaagaaaACAGGGTCAGTAACACTGGGattgattctccatgttgtttctacTCTGGCAGCTGAGGCTGCTTGTTTTCTTCATGAAGAGGGTCATGTGATCGAAGCCCGACAAATCGGtgaaggctgtgtgtgtggctc
This genomic stretch from Hippoglossus hippoglossus isolate fHipHip1 chromosome 3, fHipHip1.pri, whole genome shotgun sequence harbors:
- the slc9a5 gene encoding sodium/hydrogen exchanger 5, which translates into the protein MLPLGLMLLLLPVSAADLPGTGSPPLRGPGLGFSPPVPASASAPPLLLLIPQPGAEHRAAGVALARSAAEDPTGPAAEEEGEQHHHGGGYRVVQWEWSYVQTPFIIAIWLLVASVAKILFHFSQRFTTVVPESCMLILLGLVLGGIVLIANKKQLYQLEPALFFLFLLPTIVGDAGYFMPARLFFDNLGAILTYAVVGTLWNAFCTGFCLYAAKLLGVIDERVQADLMDFLLFGALISAVDPVAVLAVFEEVHINDMLFIIVFGESLLNDAVTVVLYKVYISFVEVGAENVQTADYFKGVASFLIVSIGGTLVGLFFAVILGFITRFTKKVRIIEPLFVFLLVYLAYLTAELFSLSAILSMTFCGIGANKYVEANISQKSRTTVKYTMKTLASIAETIIFIFLGISAVDKTKWAWDTGLVSCTLVFIFVFRAMGVIGQTWVLNRFRLVPLDKIDQVVMSYGGLRGAVAFALVVLLDGERVKAKDYFVATTIVVVFFTVMFQGLTIKPLVNWLKVPRSTSRKPTINEEIHERAFDHILTAVEDIAGLQGYHHWRDKWEQFDKNYLSKLLLRKSVYRKSELWEAYQKINIRDAISVIDQGGNVLTSARLSLPSMASRASFPEVTNVTNYLRENGSGVCLDLQVIDNVPGAKVEEDSETHHVLAGNLYKPRRRYQSHYSRHFMPLGEKERQDREVFQRNMKSRMETFKSTRHKRHKKERSLKKRRGSDTKDDGGDKPRRNVSWQDKDPVVVPVESEEDKAEHSDPEKDEDVGIMFVARQVDRPTSVPAALDGAQSPTTAPPSPISGGSQLPWKGGVGSTPPCVSVEATKIIPVDLQQAWNQSISSLESISSPPAPVEPIHPRVSALSRLGGPRPASYTPPSSLGSSTSSIGAQVSQGSFIFSEKKKKKEEEEEEEEESAAAQELQPLMSSLRPPGSLPPPPPPPGSTPGSGGRRNPCVYLRSLVSAPPAGSSEPHSRGPTQL